In the genome of Arachis stenosperma cultivar V10309 chromosome 2, arast.V10309.gnm1.PFL2, whole genome shotgun sequence, the window ggccctgtgtggtagggtgttacatttacactgtaaatcttttaaaaaataatatttaaaaacgaattttttaataaaaaataaactaatattaattaattaaaaattaattctatATACTTATCCATGCCATTAATTAATATCATCGTGGATAGATAATGCTTCTTTCacatgcatatgatgtatgcaaATATTTGGTTTACCAAATCTCAAATATTCAAGGGTGGGAAAATGAAGATGATATAAAAATTGCacaaatagatataaaataGCATGACATCATATCAATAGTTAATGGATAAGCTAAGCTAAATGCAATAATAGTAAAATCATTGTCTTAAAAATATAGCTTGTTTCACAGAATCTATCACGAaattaaatatgaaaaaatataggttaaataatatgaataatagatatattagatatttatgtgcggatattttaatattaaaatttaaataaaaatttaaagtgtaatatattttatttaaattgagtCTATTTTAAGACCTGTTATGTTGTTTATATTGttaaaaaaacaaattattaattacttaacattattcattaaataattGTAGACTAGAAccattattattagttttaacTTATTATAATTTAACCACAAATTTAATTTGCTGATGaggtttatttattattattataggaaaaagaaactatatatatctttgataacaatgatttttaattagattcttttttaatttggaGACAACTCATCAGATGTTTCTCTGTATACATTTGCTTTACTTTTAGATTCTGTGTTAGTCAtcttatttaataattataagaGCCAAATCAACTAtgaattgaatatttttgttgatCTCACCTTAAATATGCTCACAAGAGAAGTCAAATTAGAAAATTAACTGGGAGTTaaaataaactattttttaagttttaacgaAAGAACAttttgaatatatatttaaattggAAATgcatgataataaaaaaaaaactaaaaaacagtcaaaatttatcttattcaAACTGTTCTAACATTATCGGTAATTActtaaaatttaggattttaaataatattaaaaacataTTTTGTAAATTATTAAAAGAGCGTAGAGTGCAAAAGTAAACTTTGAAAGTAAATATCAACTAAAATAAAACGGTGAAACTAGTGGAAATGAAAATCAGTTACGCATGCAAAAGTAAGTTTAAAAATAAGAGCTATGTGCTTCAATAAGTGAAGAtgagtatggactattaaaaaGATAATCTAAGTTTTAAATTAAACCATGAAAAATAAAGACACTCGTTAAAATAACTTCTTCattaaaatatatctataaGGCGAAATACACATTTAAAACCATAAGAGAAAAGATCATGCTGAATTATAATTAAGGTAACTTGCTTAATTAGTTGGACAACGATTAGCCGAATAGATTAATGGCAGGTGTTGCGTAGAAGACTCACTGAAGTATCGATCTCATATATGTCTTATTATTTGTTATATATCTTAATTTTATATTGAAATTTgttataaatacataaaaaaatttaatgctgtattttttttattttttttagttaaaccAATGTAaattcattttcttttaaataagtTTGTAGCATTATacattttttcttctctttttgtttaatttttttatttttattcttattaaaagaataaaataaaaaaaatttgaaaaggtaaaaaaaaaaagaaaaataataataatgatgaaaaagaagaaaaagaagcagcaaaagatgaggagaaagaagaaaaagggttttgaattatgtaaaatttattaGTACAAATACAACGAAATTGTTTAACAATACACataaatatcttatttttacaCCAGAATTTGCTacaaatatacaaaaattttatGATGATCATGATGACGAAGATGATGGGggagaaagaggaaaagaaagaaaaagaagaaaatccaatgagaaaaaaaaagagaaggagaaaaaagtATTGATAATAACgataacaaaagataaaaaaaaaaacgaaaaagaaggagaagaagaagatgaagtatTAGGGGttacaaagaaaaagaagatggaggagaagaagaagaacgtgtAGCAGGAGGTGAAGAAGAATGTGTGTGCCTAAATGTAAATGACTTCTTGGACTTATTTGATTAAATAACTTGTATGTAGAGATTAATTCTATAAAGAATATTATGATAATGTAAAGtattatcaattataattatacaTTTATTTAACATTAATAATGATAGAATTGatctattttaaaatagaaaaaaatattttaattaatgttaaattaatttgatatatattAATTGCAGTAATTAATGCTAAATCAATTTGATATACCCATTCATTATACCAATTAATTAATgctaaattaattatatatataatttgaatcctccaaattttaaattttaattttagaaggTAAAGTATgatttctctctcatattttttCTTACACTTTGTTTAAGTGTTTGAtagaaaatgagaagaaaaaaacaggagaaaagaaaataaaaaaaaagaaaataaaaggaaaagtagattttttgtttgttatttGAATGTAGAGAAAATGaatggaaagaaaagaagagaaaaaaattataatagaataaaaatactttattatccttacatatattatatataaattataatttattaatgtatttaaattattttttcaataaaaaaataatttaaatatattgaaAAAGTGAAAGAGTAGTATTGGAAGTAGAGAGAGAAACATTAGTTTTCTCTCAATTTTCTTTCTAATGTTGGAGAGAAAGAAAATTGGTAGGCCCACCAATTTTTTTCCATCTATTttctttcctctctaattttctttctcaacCAAACAATAGAAAATAATCATTTTCcttctcattttctttcctcccttttctttctctccATTTTCCTCTCAAACAAACATAGCATAaaccaaacaaagaaaaatggaCTTTTTCATCCATTTTCTCCCTCCTTTCATTTTCTCCCTTCCAAAATCTGTTGTTCTAAACAAAGTATTAGTCCTacctataaaataaatgataaaaaatcacactttatcttttaaagtaaaattcaaaatttaaaaaatttaaatcaactAAATTTTATCCCAATGAACCTATTAatcatatattaataaaattttagccTAATTAAATATATTGCAATGaacaactaaattttttaactttaCCGTTGTTAATAAATCTTAACCCAACTATTATCTATTTTATAGAACGTCAATACAATTTTTTAGTCCaactaataatattatataggagttaatttttgtttgagtaataatctaaaaatattatttattattagcaaaatttttaacttaactatcttatttttctcttaattatATTGAGagtcaataaaaaaaataattttagacaaaataaaaaattaaacaaaatattttaactcttaaataatttaaatttataaatcacAAAAGAAACATTATATATAACTTTTAATATCAATTTGATATTAATATGATGCACACgtgtataataaaaatattaacaaagcTATTATTGTGAATATCATATTTATGACTAATTATATTTgactaaaaattatattaagCTAAGTGACTGATAATTAGAATGAttgaatattaatataattaaaatgattaaaagtattaatgattgataattgatatataattatgtattaaatactaatttttatataaattagtgTATGTTTCTGTGTTTTATGCggaataatacataaaattataaaaaattttaattaaaaaattaaataaatatatatataataattattattataaatattttataacttaaaaatattaaaaataattagtatttgtcttaattaatttgaattagttGAATGATCATCTCATTTGTCTATTTAAGTAAGTATTCAGAATTCTTCAAATTTCGTCTTGTGTATATAACAATTTATTAGTTAGTGACAGACTCTTAATAAATAGAGCATCAATATGTGGTGGATTAGTCTTTGATCTGTCAAGTTaaaaaaatcatagaaaatctTGTCTTGATTGTGATTAATTTCTTATTGTTAATAGCAATACTTATGAACTTTTATCTTTGTTAAAATTTATCTAAAACAGTTTTATTTGTTAGTATCGTATTTATTCTtgaaattaaaactaaattataaaatatatatatttttttaaataagttgagactaaaaaaatatatattagtatTATTAGAACACATtaatttaacatatttaataCAGAATACTATTTAttgtaaaataatataataaggATGAGTAACCAACTTGAATTGGTTAAGTGTATTCATATCTCTATTGCTCTGTATATGAATTTTATAATGTATATAATTTGGTGTTTaccttttatttaatttattttttataataaatttgaCCCATAACAATCAATACATATATATCGTATCACACACTCATCAAAAGAACacatagaagaagaagaataatgtcTTCTCTCAATCATGATGATAATGCTCATCACGTAGTTGAGGACTGCATGGGAGTCCTCAAACTCTATAGTGACGGAACCGTCTTCCGTTCCAACATCCAATTCAAACCCATCAATCAAAACAACCACGACAACAACCTCGTACTTTTCGAAGATCACCTTTTCCACAAGAAACACAACCTCCATCTTCGTCTCTACAAACCCACCACTACTTCCACCAACTTGCCAATCATCTTCTTCCTTCATGGTGGAGGCTTTTGTTTCGGCTCGCGAACCTGGCCTCACACCCATGCCTTCTGCACCCATCTCGCCGCCTCTCTACATGTCTACGTGGCCACGCCAGACTACCGGTTGGCGCCTGAGCACCGGCTTCCGGCTGCAGTCGAGGATGCAGTAGAGGCGGTAAGATGGATGCAAAGAAAGGGATTACATGGAAGTGGTGACACGTGGATCGGAGATTACATTGACTTTGACCGGGTCTTCATCATGGGGGACTCTAGTGGAGGTAACATAGCGCACCAGCTTGCGGTCCGGTTTGGTTTAGGTTCGAGAGAAATGGAACCGGTTCAGGTACGAGGTTATGTGTTGCTGGCGCCGTTTTTCGGTGGGGAGGTTCGGACCAAGTCCGAGGAGGGTCCGCCGGAGCAATTGCTGAATCTGGATATGCTAGACAGGtaaataaaattagagttgaaatttattattatatgataCTCTTAAATATGAAAGTATAATTCTCTTTTTATAATTGATGATTGTTTTGATTCGGTTACAAGTTTTATAAAGTTAAAAAActaatcattttaattaatgGGTATTATTAGTATTCTGGAATTTTATAAGGATATAAAAGAATTTTCTTgacaaaattataatttatatacatatatataatatgaagAATGATATATGTCCAATGTTTGTGtacactttttttttatgttttttatttttgtatttaacataattgataagcagtgaaaaaatatttacaaaatataatacaaacattattttcatatattgTTCTAAGTTGACTATAGTAGTCTTGCTTTATTGAAATAGTATATatgtatgaaaaatatttttatgtatatttatttacttattatttagcttattatttatatataaagaaTTTGGGTTTTTAATCTTTTATCTCTACTTTTAATAAATGTATCATTTTGGTAttttcaataataattataagTGTATATGCTTCTTTCAATATACGTACCTGTATTTTAAAGACTTAAACAAACTAAAATTGATTATTTGATCGTATAATTTTGGCGTGACCAAATCAAAATAACAATGATAAAATAAAGGCCAAATTTCAAACATTCTAATCCTAGCTGAAAGTAACACTTAGCTATGTAGTCCCCTTCCACTTTGTTATGTCACATTTATCGTGTTATACATATGGAGAAGAGAAACGTAGTTGTCATaaactttttcattttttaaccattttttcaattttgtcttTTCATTGCATTCAAAGTCTTCAACAACCCAATTGCTTTGGTAATTacttttcaaattcaatggGTCAAACAACACGAGTGTTTAATGGGTTTTTAATTTATCGGCTCTGCTACGTTACCAACAGCATATCTGCCAACTTCTGCcaacttttatttataattgtgtttcATGAAAGTGTGTTCATgaatgtgtctaataaaaatatattttttataattgtgtttaatagaaatgtctttatagatatattttttggatgtgtctctttatatatgtatttaaaatatattaattattagacacATCTATGAACACACTTTCATgaaacacaaatataaataagaatTGGCAGAAGTTGACAGATGATATGTTGGTACCCTATATTTTTCcttaatttattatttcttacAATAAAACTTCgttacataaaaaaaatgtgatttaaTGACTATTTAATGTCTTTGATAGTTAAAAAAAAGGGtgagaattattatatataaaatggatctttaatttaaataaaataagctaaagattaaaaattaaaagtaaacaacacTTGTTGGACTCGCATGCAAagcaataaaattaaaaatattctaGCTGTTATCAACGCACTAAATTAAATTTCCGTCAGTTCAATCCTCAAAGAACCACcttatttgaaattaaagttataTATCAAGTTAATTAATCCACCTTTCAGAGACAAATACCTACCTAATTCCATAATATAATGTTTAAATCTTCACAGAGAAACATTAAAAGTAATATAattaagtcaccaaaaaaaaagtaatataattcaaattaaacttCCCAAAGTCCACAGtaaaatttttagatatatATGTCATTGATGTCTTTTCTTATCGTGCTATcaacttcattttttttaaaaaaaataatattatgatatgatattaatttttatgactaaaaaatttataatttaattttttttatataaaaaatacaaattcaatataaaactcctaaaaaaaatctatacaaattaaaatatttaagtaAATTCAAAAGAAAAGTTTTTGTTTAACGGAATATATCTAAATATATAATCATTCacatatctttttttatcaatttaataaTTGAAGAAAAATGATATCATGACGAAATTAAATTTGTTCtcatcaaagaaaaaaaaatcatttagaGAATTTATTTTATCATGTGAATTATTGTTCTACCTTTCTACAAGGTATAAAATAtggttatatttttaatatattccAAATTAGTTgcttttatatataatttgacACAACTTTAGTTTTTTggattatattaatatatttgaaATGATGTTGAATCATAATTagtaatatgtatatatatactattataaaaattaagtcAACAAGtataaatgattatattttaatatgtctTCTTCTTAAATACTAAAAACCTCTTTTAAATTTCAGAACGtgaattgtatattttttttatgataaaaaataattaaaatctaaatttttttaatcatagaaatttaaatatcctacttaatataaaattacttaattatttcaaaaatttgaaccAACAGGAGAATTCACATGATATACAACAAGCATATATTCTTTTTCATGCTATGCAAAAATATATAGAATATTTTGTGACTATTTTCTTTCATTCCAATCAGATTTTGGAGGCTGTCAATCCCTGTTGGAGAGACGAGAGACCACCCATTAGCAAATCCA includes:
- the LOC130960179 gene encoding probable carboxylesterase 15, which gives rise to MSSLNHDDNAHHVVEDCMGVLKLYSDGTVFRSNIQFKPINQNNHDNNLVLFEDHLFHKKHNLHLRLYKPTTTSTNLPIIFFLHGGGFCFGSRTWPHTHAFCTHLAASLHVYVATPDYRLAPEHRLPAAVEDAVEAVRWMQRKGLHGSGDTWIGDYIDFDRVFIMGDSSGGNIAHQLAVRFGLGSREMEPVQVRGYVLLAPFFGGEVRTKSEEGPPEQLLNLDMLDRFWRLSIPVGETRDHPLANPFGPRSPNLEDVELDPILVIVGGNELLKDRAQDYATRLKELGKNIEYIEFEGKEHGFFTHNNDPHSEVEEEVMQLIRQFMLQNSN